TGCGATTGACATGCCCTTCGACTACGCCCCAACTCCAGGGGACGGTGAGGCCGGCGGTGACGGCGTCACGGTCGCGGTCGATGCCCGCGGCGAGCGTGTGCAGGCCGGGAAGGTCCTCTTGTCGGACGGCGTCGAGCCAGCCCGGCAAGCGCTCGCCCTGACGCTCGGTGAGCATGGTCGCGCAACACCGGACGTGCTTGGTGAGGGCCTCGATCCCGGGGCAGTTGGCCCGGACGTTCTTCAGGTGGAGGTGTTCGGTCTCGGAGAGGGTTTCCGGGCGGCGGAGGACCCACCCGGCGACGGCCCGGGGCGAGGGCGGACGGGCTGTCACGAGCCGCGGTGAGGTGCGCTCCTGGCGGAGGTAGGCGCGAACGCGCTGGTAGCTGCCCTGATAGCCGAGCGGGACGATCTCTTCCCACAGTTTCTAGGCGTTGCTGCGGCCTTCATTCCAGCGGTCGTCGAGGTAGGGCTTGTACTCGTCGAGGACGGAGGCCCGGGTCTGCCACTGACCGGTGAAGAGGTCTTCCGGCCGGGCAGCGTCCGCGTACCGTTTGACGGTTCGGCTCGTCATGCCGAGCTGCCGCTGGATCGCGCGACGGCTATGCCCTGCCTCGACCAAGGCATGGATGGTGGCGTGGACGGTTCGGGTGCGGTCGGCGAACCGGTGGCCGGTCGGCCACGGAGAGCCGGACGACTCCTCGGTCGGGCCGGTCTCCGCCTCGGTCGGTTCAGGCGTCTCGGGCACCAGGACTCGCAGACATTGCTGGTGCTGGGCGATGCTCCGCTCGGCGGCCTCGCTGAGGTTGTGCCAGAGGTGCCACCGGTCCGCGACTTGCACGACCTGCGGAGCACCAACGCTGGCTCCTTCGGCGAAGAACGGTGCACGGTCCCGGCAGACCACCTCGATTCCGGGCCGCTGGGCCAACCACGCGGCCAGGCTCGATGACTCCCGGTCGGGCAGCAGATCGACGGGCCGGCGGGTTTCGATGTCGACGAGGACGGTGCCGTAGTGGCGGCCCTTGCGGGTGGCGTATTCGTCGACGCCGACCACCCGTGGAGCGGGCACTTCCGGCTCGGGAAGCGCGTCTACCAGCCGCAGGACGGTGCTGCGACTGACAGACACACCGACGATGGCGGCCAGGCGGGAGCCGGCCCGGCCCGCGAGGGCGAGACCGATCGCGGCCAGGGTCGAGCTCAGCCGCTCGGTCCGCTGGCCGTTCTTCGGGTCAGGCCAGGTATCTGCTCGACGAACGTGCGACGTCCGCACTCGGCGCTCCGGCAGGTGAACCGGCGGACCCGCAGCTGGAGTACGACACTTCGTCCCGCACTCGGAACATCAGCAGGAAACCGCAGGTAGGAACCGTGAACCCGGGCAGACCACGCTCCACAACCCGGACACGAGGCACCCGCGGCCATGCACCGCACATCAACA
Above is a genomic segment from Streptomyces sp. NBC_00094 containing:
- a CDS encoding transposase; amino-acid sequence: MRTSHVRRADTWPDPKNGQRTERLSSTLAAIGLALAGRAGSRLAAIVGVSVSRSTVLRLVDALPEPEVPAPRVVGVDEYATRKGRHYGTVLVDIETRRPVDLLPDRESSSLAAWLAQRPGIEVVCRDRAPFFAEGASVGAPQVVQVADRWHLWHNLSEAAERSIAQHQQCLRVLVPETPEPTEAETGPTEESSGSPWPTGHRFADRTRTVHATIHALVEAGHSRRAIQRQLGMTSRTVKRYADAARPEDLFTGQWQTRASVLDEYKPYLDDRWNEGRSNA
- a CDS encoding transposase family protein, yielding MVRVDVRCMAAGASCPGCGAWSARVHGSYLRFPADVPSAGRSVVLQLRVRRFTCRSAECGRRTFVEQIPGLTRRTASGPSG
- a CDS encoding transposase, encoding MTARPPSPRAVAGWVLRRPETLSETEHLHLKNVRANCPGIEALTKHVRCCATMLTERQGERLPGWLDAVRQEDLPGLHTLAAGIDRDRDAVTAGLTVPWSWGVVEGHVNRIKMLKRQMFGRAGFALLRKRVLMS